The following coding sequences lie in one Saccopteryx bilineata isolate mSacBil1 chromosome X, mSacBil1_pri_phased_curated, whole genome shotgun sequence genomic window:
- the LOC136316818 gene encoding LOW QUALITY PROTEIN: SUMO-activating enzyme subunit 1-like (The sequence of the model RefSeq protein was modified relative to this genomic sequence to represent the inferred CDS: inserted 1 base in 1 codon; substituted 1 base at 1 genomic stop codon), whose amino-acid sequence MVGKEEAGGGISEEEAVQYDRQIRLWGLEAQKRLRASRVLLVGMKGLGAEIAKNLIVAGVKGLTMLDHEXVSPEDPXAQFLIRIGSVGRNRAEASLERAQNLNPMVDVKVNTENIEKPESFFTQFDAVCLTCCYRDVIVKIDQICHKNSIKFFTGDVFGYHGYTFANLGEHEFIEEKTKVAKVSQGVEDGPDTKRAILDSSETTMVKKKVVFCSVKEALEVDWSSDKAKAALKHTTPDYFLLQVLLKFRTDKGRDPSCDTFGEDSELLLQIRNDVFDSLGISPDLLPKDFVRYCFSEMAPVCAVVRGILAQEIVKALSQRDPPHNNFLFDGMKGSGIVESLGPK is encoded by the exons AtggtggggaaggaggaagcTGGCGGTGGCATTAGCGAGGAGGAGGCAGTGCAGTATGACCGGCAGATCCGTCTCTGGGGATTGGAGGCCCAGAAACGGCTGCGGGCCTCCCGGGTGCTTCTTGTCGGCATGAAAGGACTCGGAGCTGAAATTGCCAAGAACCTCATCGTGGCCGGGGTGAAAGGACTGACCATGCTGGATCATGAATAGGTATCTCCAGAAGACC AGGCTCAGTTCCTGATCCGTATTGGGTCTGTTGGCCGAAACAGGGCTGAAGCCTCTTTGGAGCGAGCCCAGAATCTCAACCCCATGGTGGATGTGAAGGTGAacactgagaatatagaaaaacCCGAGTCGTTTTTCACTCAGTTTGATGCTGTATGTCTGACTTGCTGCTACAGGGATGTCATAGTTAAAATTGACCAGATCTGTCACAAAAACAGTATCAAGTTCTTTACAGGAGACGTATTTGGCTACCACGGATACACATTTGCCAATCTTGGAGAGCATGAATTCATAGAGGAGAAAACCAAAGTTGCCAAAGTTAGCCAAGGAGTAGAAGATGGACCCGATACCAAGAGAGCAATACTGGATTCATCTGAGACAACTATGGTAAAAAAGAAGGTGGTCTTCTGCTCTGTTAAAGAAGCGCTTGAAGTGGACTGGAGCAGCGACAAAGCCAAGGCTGCTCTGAAGCACACCACCCCGGATTACTTCCTCCTTCAAGTGCTCCTGAAGTTCCGCACAGAtaagggaagagacccaagctgTGATACCTTTGGGGAAGATTCGGAGCTGTTGCTCCAGATTCGAAATGATGTGTTTGACTCCCTGGGTATCAGTCCTGACCTGCTTCCCAAGGACTTTGTCAGGTACTGCTTCTCCGAGATGGCCCCAGTGTGTGCAGTGGTCAGAGGGATCTTGGCCCAGGAAATTGTGAAGGCTCTGTCTCAAAGGGACCCACCTCACAACAACTTCTTATTTGATGGTATGAAGGGAAGTGGGATTGTGGAGTCCCTCGGCCCCAAATGA